A window from Streptomyces subrutilus encodes these proteins:
- a CDS encoding S8 family serine peptidase encodes MRHALTRAPAPAAAVAAVVLSALWPVPAAADSDPISLPVVRSSLDAGEPCAAASGQVAKVEPWSVRALGLARARSLSEGAGVTVAVVGTGVGDGVPALAGRVRHIGPAALDCVGHGSFAAGLIAGAPLPGVGVVGVAPAARLLAVRGTDERGAATPESLAAAIRAAADEGAGVVYVASALPTGGTVLTEAVAHAAQRDALVVAPFAPDALPDASGGASPAQQPWYWPAAAPQALSVMDYGPGGGRPERAPTAVGADLAAPGDSVVGPGPRGEGHFLGSGSSLAAAHAAGVAALVRSRHPELTAQQVHDRLVVSGYPDTTPRLDPYAALTAVLTDSAAPAPPPPPARVPDPAPSAPRQRALVVAAAGGGLVLLVAAAAAVVPRGRARRWRPPTRDPQAPAGPAPG; translated from the coding sequence ATGAGACACGCGCTGACCCGTGCACCCGCCCCGGCGGCGGCGGTGGCCGCGGTGGTGCTCTCCGCGCTGTGGCCGGTGCCCGCCGCCGCCGACTCCGATCCCATCAGCCTGCCCGTGGTCCGCTCCTCGCTGGACGCCGGCGAACCCTGCGCGGCGGCCTCCGGCCAGGTCGCCAAGGTCGAGCCCTGGTCGGTACGGGCGCTCGGACTGGCCCGCGCCCGGAGCCTCTCCGAGGGCGCCGGGGTGACCGTCGCGGTGGTCGGCACCGGTGTGGGGGACGGGGTGCCCGCACTGGCCGGGCGGGTCCGCCACATCGGCCCGGCGGCCCTGGACTGCGTGGGCCACGGCAGCTTCGCCGCCGGACTGATCGCCGGCGCGCCGCTGCCCGGAGTCGGCGTCGTCGGCGTGGCGCCCGCGGCGCGCCTGCTGGCCGTACGGGGCACGGACGAGCGCGGCGCCGCGACCCCGGAGTCGCTGGCCGCCGCGATCCGCGCCGCCGCGGACGAGGGCGCCGGGGTGGTGTACGTGGCCTCGGCGCTGCCGACCGGCGGCACGGTGCTCACCGAGGCCGTCGCCCACGCGGCGCAGCGGGACGCCCTGGTCGTCGCGCCCTTCGCCCCCGACGCGCTGCCGGACGCGTCGGGCGGCGCGAGCCCGGCGCAGCAGCCCTGGTACTGGCCGGCTGCGGCCCCGCAGGCGCTCTCCGTCATGGACTACGGGCCCGGCGGGGGCCGTCCGGAGCGTGCGCCGACGGCCGTCGGCGCCGACCTGGCCGCGCCCGGTGACTCGGTGGTCGGGCCCGGGCCGCGGGGCGAGGGCCACTTCCTCGGCTCGGGCTCCTCGCTCGCCGCCGCCCATGCCGCCGGGGTGGCGGCCCTGGTCCGCTCGCGCCATCCCGAGCTGACCGCGCAGCAGGTCCACGACCGGCTCGTCGTGTCCGGGTACCCGGACACGACGCCCCGGCTGGACCCGTACGCCGCGCTGACCGCCGTACTGACCGACAGCGCCGCACCGGCCCCGCCGCCCCCGCCCGCCCGGGTGCCCGACCCGGCCCCCTCCGCGCCCCGGCAGCGGGCCCTGGTCGTCGCCGCCGCCGGAGGCGGGCTGGTCCTGCTGGTGGCCGCCGCCGCGGCGGTCGTGCCCCGCGGCCGCGCCCGCCGCTGGCGGCCCCCCACCCGCGATCCGCAGGCCCCGGCCGGCCCGGCCCCGGGCTGA